From a single Nematostella vectensis chromosome 3, jaNemVect1.1, whole genome shotgun sequence genomic region:
- the LOC116603600 gene encoding uncharacterized protein LOC116603600 has product MGFTDTTSRPFLVSVFGCVNEEGQDEETKQDQTGIMTIEEMFLPVRQMVVEFPSGFTKPYHSGIRVAFSGEQLAPTSVNGEQTHIIQGAADGAKLEINDESKIIADKTEVADVSIQSAPTITEIQKEKEIISNQYLKRNEESSSVEEPQLETGGEDDRVSKNDNHANLITDAGVLHAPNEGNDGELTSGHTPSTSANDGDTSNKNQQLLHKCVQAQKKKAKHKNQRPKASQRRSRKDIKECPTKKDEPELSVKRTKSIFRQNRSESRSRSRTS; this is encoded by the coding sequence ATGGGTTTCACGGATACAACATCCCGCCCTTTCTTAGTGTCTGTATTTGGTTGCGTGAATGAGGAAGGTCAGGATGAGGAGACGAAACAAGACCAGACTGGCATCATGACGATTGAAGAAATGTTCTTGCCAGTGAGACAGATGGTTGTTGAATTTCCTTCTGGTTTCACGAAGCCTTACCATTCTGGCATTCGTGTGGCATTCAGTGGCGAACAACTGGCACCGACGTCGGTGAATGGTGAACAAACACACATAATCCAGGGGGCCGCTGACGGAGCGAAGCTGGAAATTAACGATGAATCCAAGATAATAGCTGACAAGACAGAGGTTGCGGATGTGAGTATTCAAAGTGCTCCAACAATAACAGAGATACAGaaggaaaaagaaattatATCTAACCAGTATCTTAAAAGGAACGAAGAGTCCTCAAGTGTAGAAGAACCACAGCTGGAGACTGGAGGTGAAGACGATCGAGTATCAAAGAATGACAACCATGCTAACCTAATAACTGATGCAGGTGTTTTGCATGCACCAAATGAAGGCAATGATGGCGAACTTACCTCTGGCCACACACCTTCGACCTCTGCTAATGATGGGGACACTAGCAATAAAAACCAGCAGCTCCTTCATAAATGCGTTCAAGCACAGAAAAAGAAGGCGAAGCACAAAAACCAAAGACCAAAAGCATCTCAGCGCAGATCACGCAAAGACATAAAAGAGTGTCCAACTAAAAAAGATGAACCAGAATTATCGGTAAAAAGAACGAAATCCATCTTTCGTCAAAACAGAAGCGAGAGTCGATCAAGAAGTCGTACCTCCTAA